In Dermatophilus congolensis, a genomic segment contains:
- a CDS encoding PP2C family protein-serine/threonine phosphatase, giving the protein MDPNLNKRDDNTTENENTEMPILDGCAPTEPLPVLDQEDCDECDGAYEDEYCNTCGTARPDDRMHYTIDAGNGVAGACDRGIRHLTNEDAVAAWSHIDDEGNRRIAMVVADGVSTARRSERASEAAVNAAIDVLRNSSSLGVDGLDAAFTDTLEHRLTNAAQAASDAVATISHNIDDSPELSNIPKVGEPACTLVTIVVEGNHVAASSIGDSRAYWLPDINDDNEEEATLLTTDDSFANEQIRRGMSPQEAMRGPQAHTITAWLGLDAPDIELAVTHFTLESSGWLIVCSDGLWNYAAEPRHIHAALRHAINTLSDDASPVQIAEALVAWANAHGGHDNITVALARIDC; this is encoded by the coding sequence ATGGACCCTAATCTGAACAAACGAGACGACAACACCACCGAAAACGAAAACACCGAAATGCCCATCCTCGACGGATGCGCGCCCACTGAACCCCTACCTGTCCTCGATCAAGAAGACTGTGACGAATGCGACGGCGCATACGAGGACGAATACTGCAACACCTGCGGAACCGCGCGACCCGACGACCGCATGCACTACACCATCGACGCAGGTAACGGCGTCGCAGGAGCCTGCGACCGCGGTATTCGACACCTCACCAACGAAGACGCAGTCGCCGCCTGGAGCCACATCGACGACGAAGGTAACCGCCGCATCGCTATGGTCGTTGCCGACGGCGTATCCACCGCACGCAGATCCGAACGAGCCAGCGAAGCAGCCGTCAACGCGGCCATCGACGTACTCCGCAACTCCAGCTCTCTTGGAGTCGACGGACTCGACGCCGCATTCACTGACACACTCGAACACCGACTCACCAATGCTGCCCAAGCCGCATCCGACGCCGTGGCCACCATCAGTCACAACATTGATGACTCCCCTGAACTATCCAACATTCCCAAAGTCGGCGAACCCGCCTGCACCTTGGTCACCATCGTCGTCGAAGGCAACCACGTCGCAGCCAGCTCCATTGGCGACAGCCGCGCCTACTGGCTTCCCGACATCAACGACGACAACGAAGAAGAAGCAACCCTGCTCACCACCGACGACTCCTTCGCCAACGAACAAATTCGCCGAGGCATGTCCCCCCAAGAAGCCATGCGCGGCCCCCAAGCCCACACCATCACCGCCTGGCTCGGACTCGACGCACCCGACATCGAACTCGCCGTCACCCACTTCACCCTCGAATCCTCCGGCTGGCTCATCGTGTGCAGCGACGGACTATGGAACTACGCGGCCGAACCTCGCCACATCCACGCAGCCCTACGCCACGCCATCAACACACTCTCCGACGACGCCTCACCCGTGCAGATCGCTGAAGCACTCGTGGCATGGGCAAACGCACACGGCGGACACGACAACATCACTGTTGCCCTCGCCCGCATCGACTGCTGA
- a CDS encoding VWA domain-containing protein, with product MAEFTCTVYQNEFLPEHGTDVHAIVTVNCANAGAAGQTGSGDAGEVIVVDTSGSMEETGVAAARIAAAAAIDQILDGVWFAIVAGNHQARLCYPDGHSAAMVQMTPTTRAAAKQSLTRLYADGGTAMGTWLLAAAQLFDTVPALTQRHVLLLTDGENQHETPEQLTHAIDLVRGRFQVDARGLGAAWVVDELRRIASALMGTVDLIPHHDDMATEFEQLMRTSMNRGVADARLRLWAPQGAEVLFVRQVAPTLEELTNRRESINPLTGEYPIGAWGDENRDYHVAIRLPAKAIGAEQLAARVQIAIGGAIAAQGLVKARWSADNTLTTHINPEVAHYTGQTEMATAIQQGLAAKSIGDDHTAATRLGRAVQLAEQSGDAAAAERLSRVVDIDDAATGRVRLKRSINKLDEMALDTASTRTVRVRK from the coding sequence GTGGCTGAATTTACTTGCACCGTCTACCAAAACGAATTCCTTCCCGAGCACGGCACCGATGTCCACGCCATCGTCACCGTCAACTGCGCCAACGCAGGAGCAGCCGGACAAACCGGCAGCGGCGATGCCGGCGAAGTCATTGTCGTTGACACCTCCGGCTCCATGGAAGAAACCGGCGTGGCCGCCGCACGCATCGCCGCAGCAGCTGCCATCGACCAAATCCTCGACGGCGTCTGGTTCGCCATCGTCGCAGGCAACCACCAAGCCCGCCTGTGCTACCCCGACGGCCACAGCGCTGCCATGGTGCAAATGACCCCCACCACCCGCGCCGCAGCCAAACAATCACTCACCCGTCTCTACGCCGACGGCGGCACCGCCATGGGAACCTGGCTCCTAGCCGCCGCGCAGCTGTTCGATACTGTGCCAGCCCTGACCCAACGCCACGTGCTTCTACTCACCGACGGCGAAAACCAGCACGAAACCCCCGAACAACTCACCCATGCCATCGACCTAGTACGCGGACGTTTCCAAGTCGATGCCCGAGGACTCGGCGCAGCCTGGGTCGTTGACGAACTACGACGTATAGCCAGCGCACTCATGGGCACCGTCGATCTCATTCCCCACCACGACGACATGGCAACCGAATTCGAACAGCTCATGCGCACCTCCATGAACCGCGGAGTCGCCGACGCCCGTCTACGCCTCTGGGCCCCGCAAGGAGCAGAAGTCCTGTTCGTACGCCAAGTCGCCCCAACCCTAGAAGAACTGACCAACCGACGCGAAAGCATCAACCCTCTCACCGGCGAATACCCCATCGGTGCCTGGGGAGATGAAAACCGCGACTACCACGTCGCCATCCGTCTGCCTGCCAAAGCCATCGGTGCCGAACAACTCGCCGCCCGCGTCCAGATCGCCATCGGTGGCGCCATCGCCGCCCAAGGGCTGGTCAAAGCTCGCTGGTCTGCCGACAACACCCTCACCACTCACATCAACCCCGAAGTCGCTCACTACACCGGCCAAACCGAGATGGCCACCGCCATTCAGCAAGGCTTGGCAGCCAAATCCATCGGAGATGACCACACTGCAGCCACCCGCCTAGGCCGCGCAGTGCAGCTCGCCGAACAGTCCGGCGACGCCGCAGCAGCCGAACGCCTTTCCCGCGTGGTCGATATCGACGATGCGGCTACCGGCCGAGTGCGTCTCAAACGCAGCATCAACAAGCTCGACGAAATGGCACTAGACACCGCCTCCACCCGCACCGTCAGGGTCAGAAAATGA
- the cydB gene encoding cytochrome d ubiquinol oxidase subunit II — translation MELSTLWFILIAVLWIGYFVLEGFDFGVGMLLPFLSKGEDEADTERRKRVLLTTIGPHWDGNEVWLLTAGGATFAAFPHWYATLFSGFYLALLLILVALIIRNLGFEYRGKGSTDTWRRNWDLGITIGSFVPAFLWGVAFANIVNGTPIDENMEYTGNLFTLLNPLGIIGGLTTLALFLTHGAIFVSLKTDGQIRHDARALATKTGIATAVLAVIFLSWTNLNTGNAASWALTVVAALALVAALACNFKGREGWAFIGTTITTLTAVASLFVALFPDVMPSTLNPEWSITAAKAASSHYTLVIMTGAAVLFVPIVLAYQAWTYWVFRKRITTAHIPEHAATY, via the coding sequence ATGGAACTCTCGACACTCTGGTTCATCCTCATCGCCGTCCTATGGATCGGCTACTTCGTCCTCGAAGGCTTCGACTTCGGCGTCGGCATGCTCCTTCCCTTCCTCAGCAAAGGCGAAGACGAAGCCGACACCGAACGCCGCAAACGCGTCCTCCTGACCACCATCGGCCCCCACTGGGACGGCAATGAGGTATGGCTCCTCACCGCCGGAGGCGCCACCTTCGCCGCATTCCCCCACTGGTACGCCACCCTGTTCAGCGGCTTCTACCTTGCCCTGTTGCTCATCCTCGTAGCCCTGATCATCCGTAACCTCGGCTTCGAATACCGCGGCAAAGGCTCCACCGACACCTGGCGCCGCAACTGGGATCTAGGCATCACCATCGGTTCCTTCGTCCCGGCATTCCTGTGGGGGGTCGCCTTCGCCAACATCGTCAACGGCACCCCCATCGACGAAAACATGGAGTACACAGGCAACCTATTCACCCTGCTCAACCCACTAGGAATCATCGGCGGCCTCACCACCCTGGCCCTGTTCCTCACCCACGGAGCGATCTTCGTCTCCCTCAAAACCGACGGACAGATCCGCCACGATGCCCGCGCACTAGCAACCAAAACCGGCATCGCCACCGCAGTCCTAGCAGTCATTTTCCTGTCCTGGACCAACCTCAACACCGGCAACGCCGCCTCCTGGGCTCTGACCGTGGTCGCCGCACTCGCCCTTGTCGCCGCACTCGCCTGCAACTTCAAAGGTCGCGAAGGCTGGGCATTCATCGGCACCACCATCACCACCCTCACGGCCGTTGCCAGCCTGTTCGTCGCGCTGTTCCCCGACGTGATGCCCTCAACCCTCAACCCAGAGTGGTCCATCACAGCTGCCAAAGCCGCCAGCTCCCACTACACCCTGGTCATCATGACCGGAGCAGCGGTACTCTTCGTGCCCATTGTCTTGGCCTACCAAGCCTGGACATACTGGGTGTTCCGTAAGCGCATCACCACCGCGCACATACCCGAACACGCAGCAACCTACTGA
- the cydD gene encoding thiol reductant ABC exporter subunit CydD encodes MRPLDPRLLRLAPAVRGPILGLILLGLINGLAAIAQALTVAGLILAVVRDHNSWSDIGTASLWVALAFATRGLATGATELLAAHAGSTASTHLRDRLLTTLLAQPADDRPDPATALLHSTNGVTAIEPYVARYLPALVNATILPAATIAAMLWLDWQTALIPILTLPLLPLFAALIGAATAEATNARLTTLSRLSGHFLDVMRGLPTLVTYGRAHRQADVISTVSHNNRRATIATLKIAFLSSAALELLATLSVAIVAVWTGIALADGRMELAVALPLIQLAPEAYWPIRRVGTEFHNAADGAKALETIAHLIDNTTDTPTTNTPTAAHTDTLTYRYAPHLRPAVSNISATFPTGLTVITGPSGAGKTTLLELLAGLRRPTSGTVTAPPAHLVTQRPFLINASLRDNLLLGTPPITSDNDLHTALHTVGLADLLSSLPCGLDTTIGDDGFGLSAGQRARIALARALLSTAPLILLDEPTAHLDATAEKHAHDAILSLAADRIVIAVTHRDGLVNLAQHTLDITPATTEKTP; translated from the coding sequence ATGCGCCCCCTCGACCCACGCCTGCTACGACTGGCACCCGCCGTCCGTGGCCCCATCCTCGGCCTCATCCTCCTCGGCCTCATCAACGGCCTCGCCGCCATCGCCCAAGCGCTCACCGTCGCCGGGCTCATCCTCGCCGTCGTCCGCGACCACAACAGCTGGAGCGATATCGGCACCGCCTCACTATGGGTAGCCCTAGCCTTCGCCACCCGTGGCCTAGCCACCGGCGCCACCGAACTACTCGCAGCACACGCCGGATCCACCGCCTCCACCCATCTACGCGACCGTCTCCTGACCACACTGCTCGCTCAACCCGCCGACGACCGGCCCGATCCAGCCACCGCGCTCCTACACTCCACCAATGGCGTCACCGCTATCGAACCCTACGTAGCGCGTTACCTACCCGCACTGGTCAACGCCACAATCCTGCCCGCAGCCACCATCGCTGCCATGCTCTGGCTCGACTGGCAAACCGCCCTCATACCGATCCTCACCCTCCCCCTCCTGCCCCTTTTCGCCGCCCTCATCGGCGCCGCCACCGCCGAAGCCACCAACGCACGCCTGACCACTCTCTCCCGCCTCTCAGGACACTTCCTCGACGTCATGCGAGGGCTGCCCACCCTGGTCACCTACGGCCGCGCCCACCGCCAAGCCGACGTCATCTCAACCGTCAGCCACAACAATCGCCGCGCCACCATCGCGACCCTCAAAATTGCCTTCCTCTCCTCCGCCGCCCTTGAACTACTTGCCACCCTCTCCGTGGCCATCGTCGCCGTCTGGACCGGCATCGCCCTGGCCGACGGACGCATGGAGCTAGCCGTCGCTCTTCCACTCATCCAACTCGCCCCTGAGGCTTACTGGCCCATCCGCCGCGTCGGAACCGAATTCCACAACGCCGCTGATGGCGCCAAAGCCCTCGAGACCATCGCTCACCTCATCGACAACACCACCGACACTCCCACCACCAACACCCCCACCGCTGCCCACACCGACACCCTCACCTACCGGTACGCTCCACACCTACGCCCCGCTGTCAGCAACATTTCCGCCACTTTCCCCACCGGCCTGACCGTCATCACCGGCCCCAGCGGCGCAGGAAAAACCACCCTGCTCGAACTGCTCGCAGGACTGCGCCGTCCCACCAGCGGCACCGTAACCGCCCCACCAGCGCATCTAGTCACCCAACGCCCTTTCCTCATCAACGCAAGCCTGCGCGACAACCTGCTTCTTGGCACCCCACCGATCACCAGCGACAATGACCTACACACAGCTCTACACACTGTCGGACTCGCAGACCTACTCAGCTCACTCCCCTGCGGCCTGGACACCACTATCGGTGATGACGGCTTCGGGCTGTCCGCCGGACAACGCGCCCGAATTGCCCTAGCCCGAGCTCTGCTATCCACCGCGCCGCTAATCCTGCTTGACGAACCCACCGCCCATCTCGACGCGACCGCCGAAAAACACGCCCACGACGCCATCCTCAGCCTCGCCGCAGATCGCATCGTTATCGCTGTCACTCACCGTGATGGGCTCGTAAACCTGGCCCAGCACACTCTCGACATCACCCCGGCCACCACGGAGAAAACACCATGA
- a CDS encoding cytochrome ubiquinol oxidase subunit I, producing MDVLDLARWQFAITTVYHFLFVPITIGMSGIVAAFHTAWVRTHNPQWYKLTKFFGKLFLINFGLGLVTGIVQEFQFGMNWSDYSRFVGDIFGAPLAFEALLTFFLESTFIGLWIFGWGRIPEKIHALSMWLVHIGTMMSAFFILAANSFMQHPVGYRFNPETHRAELTDFLAVLLNKVQLVTFPHVIFAAYMTGGAVVMGVCIYHLHRHTVEANSNRDTGLYRRAARIGAVITLVASLGVMITGDLQGKVMTDVQPMKMAAAEALYETESHAPFSVFSTGDLSGMNATHWIQVPGLLSYLGKGDFNAQIQGIHNLQAEMENKYSGNKITTPPNGSYSPYVPVTYWTFRLMMGLGFVGTSFSLVVLWATRNKAKPNTFAHSLWVWAAVLMPLSPLFANSFGWLFTEIGRQPWAVYGLMTTGSAVSPSVTTTSVLISMTVFTLLYGALAVIEVKLFLKYTKLGAEAAGEPAAITDRNDDDQLVFAY from the coding sequence ATGGACGTACTCGACCTCGCGAGATGGCAGTTCGCGATCACCACCGTCTACCACTTCCTATTCGTACCGATCACGATCGGCATGTCCGGAATCGTGGCCGCGTTCCACACTGCCTGGGTACGCACGCACAACCCCCAGTGGTACAAACTCACCAAGTTCTTCGGGAAACTCTTCCTGATCAACTTCGGCCTGGGCCTAGTCACTGGCATCGTGCAGGAATTCCAATTCGGCATGAACTGGTCGGACTACTCCCGATTCGTCGGTGACATCTTTGGTGCGCCCCTTGCATTCGAGGCACTCCTGACCTTCTTCCTCGAATCCACCTTCATCGGGCTATGGATCTTCGGCTGGGGCCGCATCCCCGAAAAGATCCACGCCCTATCCATGTGGCTCGTCCACATCGGCACAATGATGTCCGCATTCTTCATCCTCGCCGCCAACTCGTTCATGCAGCACCCCGTCGGCTACCGCTTCAACCCCGAAACACACCGGGCTGAACTCACCGACTTCCTGGCAGTCCTCCTCAACAAAGTCCAACTCGTCACCTTTCCCCACGTCATCTTCGCCGCCTACATGACCGGCGGAGCCGTCGTCATGGGCGTATGCATCTACCACCTGCACCGCCACACAGTCGAAGCCAACAGCAACCGCGACACAGGCCTCTACCGCCGCGCAGCCCGCATCGGCGCCGTCATCACCCTCGTAGCCTCCCTGGGCGTCATGATCACCGGCGACCTGCAAGGCAAAGTTATGACCGACGTCCAGCCCATGAAAATGGCCGCGGCCGAAGCCCTCTACGAAACCGAATCCCATGCCCCCTTCTCCGTGTTCAGCACCGGCGACCTGTCCGGCATGAACGCCACACACTGGATCCAGGTCCCCGGACTGCTGTCTTACCTCGGCAAAGGCGACTTCAACGCCCAAATCCAAGGCATCCACAACCTCCAAGCAGAGATGGAGAACAAGTACAGCGGCAACAAAATCACCACACCGCCCAACGGCAGCTACTCGCCCTACGTCCCCGTCACCTACTGGACCTTCCGCCTCATGATGGGGCTGGGCTTCGTCGGCACCTCCTTCTCCCTCGTCGTGCTCTGGGCAACCCGAAACAAAGCCAAGCCGAACACCTTCGCGCACAGCCTGTGGGTCTGGGCCGCAGTTCTGATGCCCCTATCTCCCCTATTCGCTAACTCCTTCGGCTGGCTCTTCACCGAAATCGGCCGCCAACCATGGGCCGTCTACGGACTCATGACCACCGGGTCAGCCGTATCCCCCAGCGTCACCACCACATCCGTTCTCATCTCGATGACCGTCTTCACACTCCTCTATGGAGCCCTCGCGGTCATTGAGGTCAAGCTGTTCCTCAAATACACAAAACTCGGCGCCGAAGCAGCCGGAGAACCCGCCGCCATCACCGACCGCAACGACGACGACCAGCTCGTCTTCGCCTACTAA
- a CDS encoding serine/threonine-protein kinase translates to MTDTYPCTNTSCPGHYTDGYCDYCGTPNTPTTPAPPENTTNTALPDERAAIVTLGSARHNATRRRVRPQHTRTTGLGAGLTVVPTTPPTPPEDNILTNPTVPENKRHCSTCQTPVGRSHDNTPGNPEGTCPNCGTPYSFTPKLTPGEIVAGQYEITGPLAHGGLGWIYLARDRNVSNRPVVLKGLLNAEDADAAAAAEAEQAFLARVEHPHIVEVYNVVTHNDAGYTVMEHVPGTSLKDILKQRLRDAGGTYNPLPVEHALAYIHGILPAFTYLHDAGMLYCDFKPDNLIHIGDQVKLIDLGGMRAIDDLDSPIYGTIGYQAPEVPDVGPSIASDIYTIGRTLAVLTNEFRGYQTTYATTLPPQDQLPAFNNNDPFYRLVAKACAPDPADRFQSIDELRTQLLGVLRLTVLDCDNPTTAPQSAPSNLFHSPLVTNESLAWWELPALRPDETDPSRAAVASITDTDSWNRLNALRTIPRRTPAVMLAEGWEHLRLHDHTKITTTVEEILAADPWEWRALWLHALSALHRGALQEAINSFTSVYHQHPGEIAPHLGLALAHELNSDTTNARREYLTCLRTDTSYTTAAAFGIARTHIRDGNPDHAIAALNLIPPGTTAHGRAQWLRAELSTHTPGYDALDHAWRSTENLPVTPIERARFRVHLFDTALQRITSTGEKPKETLDGIRITKRAVRLALSDAYRRLATLTPDERERAALIDTANEVRPWTLI, encoded by the coding sequence ATGACGGACACCTACCCCTGCACCAACACCAGCTGCCCCGGCCACTACACCGACGGCTACTGCGACTACTGCGGCACCCCCAACACACCCACCACACCAGCCCCACCAGAAAACACCACCAACACTGCCCTGCCCGACGAACGCGCCGCCATCGTCACCCTCGGCTCAGCACGTCACAACGCCACCCGCCGCCGCGTCCGCCCCCAACACACCCGCACCACCGGACTCGGCGCTGGCCTGACCGTCGTACCCACAACACCACCAACCCCACCCGAAGACAACATCCTCACCAACCCCACCGTCCCCGAAAACAAACGCCACTGCTCCACCTGCCAAACCCCCGTGGGACGCAGCCACGACAACACGCCCGGCAACCCCGAAGGCACCTGCCCCAACTGCGGCACCCCCTACTCCTTCACCCCCAAACTCACCCCCGGCGAAATCGTCGCCGGACAATACGAAATCACCGGCCCCCTGGCCCACGGCGGCCTCGGCTGGATCTACCTCGCCCGCGACCGCAACGTCTCCAACCGCCCCGTCGTCCTCAAAGGCCTCCTCAACGCCGAAGACGCCGACGCCGCAGCAGCCGCCGAAGCCGAACAAGCCTTCCTCGCCCGCGTCGAACACCCCCACATCGTCGAGGTCTACAACGTCGTCACCCACAACGACGCCGGATACACCGTCATGGAACACGTCCCCGGCACCAGTCTCAAAGACATCCTCAAACAACGCCTACGCGACGCAGGCGGCACATACAACCCACTACCCGTAGAACACGCCCTCGCCTACATCCACGGCATCCTGCCCGCATTCACCTACCTCCACGACGCAGGAATGCTCTACTGCGACTTCAAACCCGACAACCTCATCCACATCGGCGACCAAGTAAAACTCATCGACCTCGGCGGCATGCGCGCCATCGATGACCTCGACTCCCCCATCTACGGCACCATCGGTTACCAAGCCCCCGAAGTCCCCGACGTAGGCCCCTCCATCGCCTCAGACATCTACACCATCGGACGAACCCTCGCCGTGCTCACCAACGAATTCCGCGGCTACCAAACCACCTACGCAACAACCCTCCCACCACAAGACCAACTACCCGCCTTCAACAACAACGACCCTTTCTACCGCCTCGTCGCCAAAGCCTGCGCCCCCGACCCTGCTGACCGCTTCCAAAGCATCGACGAACTACGCACCCAACTCCTCGGCGTCCTACGACTGACCGTCCTCGACTGCGACAACCCCACCACCGCACCCCAATCCGCCCCCTCGAACCTCTTCCACTCCCCACTAGTCACCAACGAATCCCTCGCCTGGTGGGAACTACCAGCCCTACGCCCCGACGAAACCGACCCCTCCCGCGCCGCCGTCGCCTCTATCACCGACACCGACTCCTGGAACCGCCTCAACGCCCTACGCACCATCCCCCGCCGCACCCCCGCAGTCATGCTCGCCGAAGGCTGGGAACACCTCCGCCTCCACGACCACACCAAAATCACCACCACCGTCGAAGAAATCCTCGCCGCGGACCCCTGGGAATGGCGTGCACTATGGCTCCACGCCCTCTCCGCCCTCCACCGAGGCGCCCTCCAAGAAGCCATCAACAGCTTCACCAGCGTCTACCACCAGCACCCCGGCGAAATCGCCCCACACCTGGGCCTAGCCCTGGCCCACGAACTCAACAGCGACACCACCAATGCCCGGCGCGAATACCTCACCTGCCTGCGCACCGACACCAGCTACACCACCGCAGCCGCATTCGGTATCGCACGCACCCACATCCGCGATGGCAACCCCGACCACGCCATCGCCGCACTCAACCTCATCCCACCAGGCACCACAGCCCACGGACGCGCTCAATGGCTACGAGCCGAACTATCGACACACACACCCGGATACGACGCGCTCGACCACGCGTGGCGCAGCACCGAAAACCTGCCCGTCACCCCCATCGAACGCGCCCGATTCCGCGTACACCTCTTCGACACAGCTCTCCAACGCATCACCAGCACAGGAGAAAAACCCAAAGAAACCCTCGACGGAATCCGCATAACCAAACGAGCAGTCCGCCTCGCTTTATCGGATGCCTACCGTAGGCTGGCGACCCTCACACCTGACGAGCGCGAACGCGCCGCACTCATTGACACCGCTAACGAGGTACGTCCATGGACCCTAATCTGA
- the cydC gene encoding thiol reductant ABC exporter subunit CydC, protein MNRRIVPGITGAAFTGGLALSSGLALSAASGWLIVAASFKPPILTLLAVIVLVRAFGIARPLLRYVERIRSHDAALAQLAEERTRAYRALIPLTPARLGRRGRGDILASIVEDLDDVVMAQIRVVVPIVSLLVTGAVAALVGAVFLFSAAAVVVGTVVACALVGFLDHLIEKRTQGSVVAARARVYELATTITTHADQLTAIGGTGAMLARLRQAEDRLTFALQAQAAGRAVGACFAPVITVAGAIAMAQVVTPYIDRGLPTPVAALLVLIPIALGEAVGAIPDAMGALARAQAARARLGVILNQTPAVAAEETALAAEKAGISHEEPAAPVRDVAGISLAVRDLTASWDGKRTALPALTTSISPGTFLAITGPNGSGKSTFLAVLARHLDPSSGVYLQDGADVLGLPLTTTRAAIAVVDDETHILASTLRENLRFTCPGADDVVLVDALRRAGLGGWFEGLPEGLDTRLGAGGQGVSGGERTRLGIARALASGRALLLLDEPTAHLDHPTAVAVLADVRAAQKDQTVVLVSHRSEGVAEADAQLELGSVPVQGSGV, encoded by the coding sequence ATGAACCGCCGTATTGTCCCCGGTATCACCGGAGCAGCATTCACTGGTGGTCTCGCCCTCAGCAGCGGGCTCGCGCTGTCTGCCGCTTCTGGGTGGCTCATCGTGGCTGCGTCTTTTAAGCCTCCCATCCTCACTCTCCTGGCCGTCATCGTGCTTGTGCGTGCATTCGGTATCGCCCGTCCGCTCTTGCGATACGTCGAACGCATCCGTAGTCATGACGCCGCTTTGGCTCAGCTTGCCGAAGAACGCACCCGCGCGTATCGAGCTCTCATACCACTGACCCCCGCGCGCCTAGGACGACGTGGCCGAGGCGACATCCTCGCCAGCATCGTTGAGGATCTTGATGACGTCGTGATGGCGCAGATCCGCGTCGTGGTGCCCATTGTGTCGTTACTCGTCACTGGAGCTGTCGCTGCGCTGGTGGGCGCTGTGTTTCTTTTTTCCGCTGCTGCTGTGGTCGTGGGAACTGTGGTTGCGTGTGCCCTCGTCGGCTTCCTGGATCACCTCATCGAAAAACGCACCCAAGGTTCTGTTGTCGCAGCTCGCGCCCGCGTCTATGAGCTAGCTACCACCATCACCACCCACGCCGATCAGCTCACCGCCATCGGCGGTACCGGCGCGATGCTCGCCCGCTTACGGCAAGCCGAAGACCGCCTCACATTCGCACTGCAGGCCCAGGCAGCTGGTCGTGCAGTGGGGGCTTGTTTTGCCCCCGTCATCACGGTCGCTGGGGCTATCGCTATGGCGCAAGTGGTTACGCCTTACATCGATCGGGGCCTGCCTACACCTGTAGCGGCGCTGTTGGTATTGATCCCTATCGCTTTGGGTGAAGCGGTGGGGGCCATTCCCGATGCGATGGGTGCTCTTGCCCGAGCACAAGCCGCCCGAGCTCGCCTCGGGGTGATTTTGAACCAAACCCCGGCTGTTGCCGCAGAAGAAACTGCGTTGGCAGCTGAGAAGGCAGGAATCAGCCACGAGGAACCTGCGGCGCCTGTACGTGATGTGGCAGGTATTTCGTTGGCAGTCCGTGATCTCACCGCGAGTTGGGATGGCAAGCGCACGGCATTGCCTGCGCTGACGACTTCTATTTCTCCGGGTACTTTTCTTGCTATCACCGGTCCAAATGGCTCTGGTAAATCTACTTTTTTAGCGGTTCTGGCTCGTCATTTGGATCCTTCGTCTGGTGTGTATTTGCAAGACGGTGCGGATGTTCTTGGGCTGCCTTTAACGACAACGCGTGCGGCTATCGCTGTTGTTGACGATGAGACCCATATTTTGGCTAGCACTTTGCGTGAGAACCTTCGTTTCACGTGCCCGGGTGCTGATGATGTGGTGCTTGTTGATGCGTTGCGTCGGGCTGGGCTTGGTGGGTGGTTTGAGGGGCTTCCTGAGGGACTTGATACGCGTCTTGGCGCTGGTGGTCAGGGTGTTTCTGGTGGGGAGCGTACTCGTTTAGGTATTGCTCGCGCGTTGGCTTCAGGGCGTGCGTTGTTGCTGCTTGATGAGCCGACGGCTCATCTCGATCATCCGACTGCGGTGGCTGTTCTTGCTGATGTTCGTGCTGCTCAGAAAGATCAGACCGTGGTTCTTGTTTCGCATAGGAGTGAGGGTGTTGCTGAGGCTGATGCACAGTTGGAGTTGGGGTCGGTGCCGGTGCAGGGTTCTGGGGTGTAG
- a CDS encoding FHA domain-containing protein encodes MIGRTSASRGIHPEIDCGVDTAVSRSHARLTTDGRRWWLEDLDSANGTFVGDATSTPPQSPIPTGQKIEIDADDRVWLGAWTRIVVRPATSTE; translated from the coding sequence ATGATCGGACGCACCTCCGCCTCACGTGGAATCCACCCAGAGATTGACTGCGGCGTCGACACAGCCGTCAGTCGCTCTCACGCCAGACTCACCACTGACGGCAGACGATGGTGGCTTGAAGACCTCGACTCAGCCAACGGTACTTTCGTTGGCGACGCCACCAGTACCCCCCCGCAAAGCCCCATCCCCACGGGCCAGAAAATCGAGATCGATGCTGACGATCGTGTGTGGCTGGGAGCGTGGACCCGGATTGTCGTGCGCCCTGCTACGTCCACGGAGTGA